The region GCTGGTGGAAGCCTTAGCATAAGTACTTCTGCGGGAACTATTCTAACATTTACACTACCCAAGGAGGTCACATTATGACAACACTCTATATTGCCGAAGACCAAGAGATGTTAAAAACTGCACTGGTTACCATTCTCAATCTAGAAGATGACTTTACAGTAATTGGCTCCTCTACTAATGGGAAAACAGCCTTATCAGATATTCGAAAATTACAGCCTGATGTCGCGATTTTAGACATCGAAATGCCAAAACTAACGGGGTTAGAAGTAGCCGCACAATTAAAAGAAGCCTTACCCGCAACCAAGTGTGTCATTCTAACCACATTTTCCTTAGAAAATTACTTTCAACAAGCCGTTACAGCTGATGTTAGCGCTTATCTTTTAAAAGATAGTCCTAGTGATTTTTTAATTCAAACTATCCGCTCTGTTCTAAATGGCGCGACTATTTACTCCCCCGAACTTGTAAAAAATGTATTACGGGCAGAAAAAAACCCTCTAAGTAAAAGGGAGCTCGAGATTCTAGCTCATATTCAACACGGCTTATCTACACAAGAAATTGCCAAAACTGTGTTCCTATCAGAAGGAACTGTTCGTAATTATATCTCTGCTATCCTAAGCAAAACCGGTACGCGTTCACGTATCGAAGCGATTAATGTGGCAACACAACATCACTGGCTATAAAAAAACAATCAGAACACTCTGATTGTTTTTTTACTTAAATTCGCTCCCCAGTCTTTTCTGTAAAGACTTCTTTCCCACAAAAATCAGGTAATAATAACTCTGGAGATATTTTTTTAATACCCAACATACAGTTTATCTTTAAACTATTTAAAAAAAGCTCCCAACTACATTCACTTTTATTGAATGTAGCTGGGAGCTTTTTCATTATTAGGACACTCACACCTGTGACATCACAGATAGCCGTGATTTATTTTTCTAACCAGTTGGTTACAGCTTCTAAAGCCTCTTTAATACCTGCGGGATTTTTACCACCAGCTTGAGCCATATCAGGACGTCCACCACCGCCACCACCTACAAGTGGTGCGATTGCTTTGATTAAATCACCTGCTTTAAAGCCTTTTTCATTAGCTGATTTCGACATTGCTACTAATAAGTTAGCTTTTTCGCCTTGCGCTGTTCCTAAAACTAAAACATCTGATAATTCTTTTTGTTTCCATTGATCAGCTAATTGACGTAATTGATTCATATCTTTCACTGTCACTTTAGCTGTGATATAAGTTAAGCCTTTTGCTTCTTTGACTTCTTTGAAAACATCACCTGCTTGTTGGCTTGCTAATTTCGTACTTAAGCTATCATTTTCTTTTTGTAACTCTTTTAATTGTTTTTGTAATTGCTCTACTTTATTTGGCACTTCTTTTAATTGAGGCGCTTTAACTAAACCGGCAATTTGTTTTAAGAAGCCTTCTTCTTCGCACAACACATCGTAAGCTTCTTTACTTGTAACAGCTTCAATACGACGAACTCCGGCCCCAATACCTGATTCAGATAAAATCTTGAATACCCCAATATCAGAAGTATTTGTGACATGAGTTCCTCCACACAATTCAATTGAGTAGCCTCCGATATTGACAACACGGACTTCTTTACCGTATTTCTCACCGAATAATGCCATAGCCCCCATCTCTTTAGCTGTTTCAACATCAGTTTCCACTGTTTCAACGACTAAGGCTTCCCAAATTTTTTCGTTGACAATTTGTTCCATTTGCGCTAATTCTTCAGCTGTTACTTGACCAAAGTGAGTAAAGTCAAAACGTAAATGTTCTGGTGTCACAAGTGAGCCTGCTTGGTTAGCATGATCCCCTAACACATCTTTCAGAGCACGGTGTAACAAGTGAGTCGCTGTATGATTTTTAAGAACTTTTATGCGACGGTTACGGTCGACTTTTAAAACATATTTTTGCCCTTTTTTAAGTTCAGCTGTTACTGATACTTTATGCAGAGCCTGACCATTTGGTGCTTTTTGAACGTCGGAAACAGTTGCTACAACTTCGCCAGTTTCTGTTGTAAGCACACCCATATCATAAGTT is a window of Vagococcus intermedius DNA encoding:
- a CDS encoding response regulator transcription factor, whose amino-acid sequence is MTTLYIAEDQEMLKTALVTILNLEDDFTVIGSSTNGKTALSDIRKLQPDVAILDIEMPKLTGLEVAAQLKEALPATKCVILTTFSLENYFQQAVTADVSAYLLKDSPSDFLIQTIRSVLNGATIYSPELVKNVLRAEKNPLSKRELEILAHIQHGLSTQEIAKTVFLSEGTVRNYISAILSKTGTRSRIEAINVATQHHWL